A part of Canis lupus familiaris isolate Mischka breed German Shepherd chromosome 4, alternate assembly UU_Cfam_GSD_1.0, whole genome shotgun sequence genomic DNA contains:
- the LOC102154920 gene encoding uncharacterized protein LOC102154920 isoform X43, with protein MINFEVNKAVRMKSTVYFVAYKDYKKEELRNIVQTPSQVYKAERFQSLNRMLNSLVGNSCTKVTSEMTYFVCLKEKKPYRISQNNIFCPRHEFQKDGEVLQSDYSLDNGKTYEGNLKITAIFCVSAQDDLLQNVDNQPETTVLTVVTAEITVTTAETPPTTMDPLTTTQSTTEPVTTMRTTSVVKQESTANTDILPHHLGPTGIRPKTTPKAIVTTVPMVVTEERTLDNSVVYALMILTLGVIVLVLCCFYCCLRPRKELPAVQIIQRDSNMCTHTCTRLTLPSCRFQRTT; from the exons ATGATTAATTTTGAA GTCAACAAGGCTGTGAGGATGAAGAGCACAGTGTATTTTGTGGCTTACAAGGACTATAAGAAAGAGGAG CTGAGGAATATTGTTCAGACGCCATCTCAAGTGTACAAGGCAGAGCGGTTCCAGTCTCTGAACCGCATGCTTAACTCG CTCGTGGGAAATTCCTGTACAAAAGTTACAAGTGAGATGACTTACTTCGTGTGTTTAAAAG aaaaaaaaccctaccgTATAAgtcaaaacaatatattttgcCCAAGACACGAATTTCAGAAGGATGGAGA GGTGCTCCAGAGTGATTACAGCCTGGACAATGGCAAGACCTATGAAGGCAACCTCAAGATCACTGCGATTTTCTGTGTGAGTGCCCAG GATGATCTGTTACAAAATGTAGACAACCAGCCAGAGACCACGGTGCTCACAGTCGTCACAGCAGAGATCACAGTAACCACCGCAGAGACCCCGCCGACGACCATGGACCCCCTGACCACCACACAGTCCACCACGGAGCCCGTGACCACCATGCGGACCACCTCAGTTGTCAAACAGGAGAGCACGGCGAACACAGACATCCTTCCACATCACTTGGGGCCCACAGGCATCAGACCAAAAACCACACCGAAGGCCATTGTAACCACAGTGCCCATGGTTGTCACAGAGGAACGTACCCTTGACAATTCTGTCGTATATGCACTGATGATCCTAACCTTGGGTGTGATCGTTCTGGTACTCTGCTGCTTCTACTGCTGCCTGAGG CCTCGCAAGGAGCTACCAGCAGTGCAGATAATACAAAGG gACTCcaacatgtgtacacacacatgtaccAGGCTGACCCTCCCCTCTTGTAGGTTCCAGAGAACAACATGA